The window GCCGCGGGCGGCCCCGAGGCGAAAGACCCCGAAGAACTGCCCGACGTCGAGGAAAGCGAAATCGAGAAAGCCGCACAGGAGACCCCCCGCGGGCTTCCCCTGCGCGTGCAGAACCTCGAAAAGCACTTCGGCGGTATCACCGCCGTCGACGGCGTCTCCTTCGAAGTCGAGGAGGGTTCGCTGACGGGCCTTATCGGCCCGAACGGCGCCGGCAAATCGACGACGTTCAACTGCATCACCGGCGTCCACGACGCCGACGGCGGGACGGTCCTGTTCAAAGGCGAGGACATCACGGGACAGAAGCCCTACGAAATCGCCAACCGCGGGCTGGTCCGGACTTTCCAGATCGCCCGCGAACTCGAGGAGATGACCGTCCTCGAAAACCTGATGCTCGCACCGCGCGGACAGATCGGCGAAAAGCTCTACAAATCGGTGACGCCCGGCCTTCGCGGCGACGTCATCGAACAGGAGGCGGACCTCCGGGAGGAGGTCTGGGAGACGCTGGAGTTCTTCGAAATCGACCACCTCGCCGAGGAGTACGCCGGGAACCTCTCTGGCGGCCAGCGGAAATTGCTCGAACTCGCCCGAGCGCTGATGGTCGACCCCGACGTCCTCCTGCTGGACGAGCCGTTTGCGGGCGTGAACCCGTCGCTGGAGGAGAAACTCCTCGACCGGATTCACGCACTCCGCGAGCAGGGCTACACGTTCCTGCTCGTCGAACACGACATGGACCTCATCATGGAGAACTGCGAACACGTCATCGTCATGCATCAGGGCAAGCTCCTCGCGGAGGGGCCGCCCGAAGAGATTCGGAGCAACGAACAGGTCATCGAGGCATATCTGGGTGAGGACGTATGAG of the Natronomonas halophila genome contains:
- a CDS encoding ABC transporter ATP-binding protein; this translates as MSDTPNAAGGPEAKDPEELPDVEESEIEKAAQETPRGLPLRVQNLEKHFGGITAVDGVSFEVEEGSLTGLIGPNGAGKSTTFNCITGVHDADGGTVLFKGEDITGQKPYEIANRGLVRTFQIARELEEMTVLENLMLAPRGQIGEKLYKSVTPGLRGDVIEQEADLREEVWETLEFFEIDHLAEEYAGNLSGGQRKLLELARALMVDPDVLLLDEPFAGVNPSLEEKLLDRIHALREQGYTFLLVEHDMDLIMENCEHVIVMHQGKLLAEGPPEEIRSNEQVIEAYLGEDV